One region of Dissulfurirhabdus thermomarina genomic DNA includes:
- a CDS encoding class I SAM-dependent rRNA methyltransferase produces MMKPDWQTLRLKRGEDRRIRAGHAWVFSNEVDTRATPLRGLSPGTPVVVEDHLGRTLGSAYVNPASLICARLYSPVPGRRLDREFFRERLAAALSLRRRYFPEPYYRLAHGESDDLPGLVVDRYGGVCVVQVTTAGMEAARGAAAAALEELLRPEILVFKDDSPLRALEGLPVVDPSAAPGMPEAVRVVENGVAFRAPLREGQKTGWYFDHRLNRRELAGLARGARVLDCFCYVGGWGLQALAAGARELVAVDASATALSVLEANARELGVGERVEVRRGDVFEVAARLRRSGAVFDVVVLDPPAFIKRRRDAAAGRAAYLRLNRAAMELVADGGLLVSASCSHHLARAELVDIVRRAALRAGRRARIVFEGHQGPDHPVHPAIPETAYLKALFVEIRRP; encoded by the coding sequence ATGATGAAACCGGACTGGCAGACCCTGCGCCTCAAGCGCGGGGAGGATCGCCGGATCCGGGCCGGCCACGCCTGGGTCTTCAGTAACGAGGTCGACACCCGCGCCACGCCGCTTCGCGGCCTCTCCCCCGGAACGCCCGTGGTGGTGGAAGACCACCTCGGCCGGACCCTGGGCTCCGCCTACGTGAACCCCGCTTCCTTGATCTGCGCCCGCCTCTACAGCCCGGTGCCGGGACGCCGTCTCGACCGGGAGTTCTTCCGGGAACGGCTCGCGGCGGCCCTCTCGCTCCGGCGCCGGTATTTCCCGGAGCCGTACTACCGCCTGGCCCACGGCGAATCCGACGACCTCCCCGGCCTGGTGGTGGACCGCTACGGCGGCGTCTGCGTCGTCCAGGTCACCACCGCCGGCATGGAGGCCGCCCGGGGGGCGGCGGCCGCGGCCCTGGAGGAGTTGCTGCGCCCGGAGATCCTGGTCTTCAAGGATGACAGCCCGCTTCGGGCGCTGGAAGGGCTGCCCGTGGTGGATCCCTCGGCCGCCCCCGGCATGCCCGAGGCGGTCCGGGTGGTGGAGAACGGGGTCGCCTTCCGGGCTCCCCTCCGGGAGGGGCAGAAGACGGGGTGGTACTTCGACCACCGGCTGAACCGGAGGGAATTGGCGGGCCTGGCCCGGGGGGCCCGGGTGCTGGACTGTTTCTGTTACGTCGGGGGCTGGGGCCTCCAGGCCCTGGCGGCGGGCGCCCGAGAGCTCGTCGCGGTGGACGCCTCGGCGACGGCCCTCTCCGTCCTCGAGGCCAACGCCCGGGAGCTTGGGGTGGGGGAACGCGTGGAGGTCCGCCGGGGCGACGTCTTCGAGGTGGCGGCCCGGCTGCGGCGCTCCGGGGCGGTCTTCGACGTGGTGGTCCTGGACCCGCCCGCCTTCATCAAGCGGCGCCGGGACGCCGCCGCCGGCCGTGCCGCCTACCTTCGGCTCAACCGGGCGGCCATGGAGCTGGTGGCGGACGGCGGGCTCCTGGTCTCCGCCTCCTGTTCCCACCACCTGGCCCGGGCGGAGCTGGTGGACATCGTCCGCCGGGCGGCGCTCCGGGCCGGGCGCCGGGCGCGGATCGTCTTCGAGGGGCACCAGGGGCCGGATCACCCCGTGCACCCGGCCATCCCCGAGACCGCCTATCTCAAGGCCCTCTTCGTGGAGATCCGGCGCCCGTGA
- a CDS encoding CvpA family protein translates to MGGWFPDFTWVDYVIAAMVAVMLVRSLLKGFSRSIASVLGLVLGFVAAVSWGPALGKVLSPWVENPGWRTVLAFVFILVTAVLAATAAGVLARNTLESLKLGWLDRALGAALGLVKGILLAAVFFAALSLVLPGDYPAIRGSVLGPRIVRPLGLLKSLLFRDARPFKGLAPWRRGVTAAPPAARRAA, encoded by the coding sequence ATGGGCGGCTGGTTCCCGGATTTCACCTGGGTCGACTACGTCATCGCCGCGATGGTGGCGGTCATGCTGGTCCGCAGCCTCCTCAAGGGGTTCAGCCGGTCCATCGCCTCCGTCCTGGGCCTGGTGCTCGGCTTCGTGGCGGCCGTTTCTTGGGGCCCCGCCCTGGGCAAGGTCCTCTCCCCCTGGGTGGAGAACCCCGGGTGGCGGACGGTCCTCGCCTTCGTCTTCATCCTCGTGACGGCGGTCCTGGCCGCCACCGCGGCCGGGGTCCTGGCCCGGAACACCTTGGAGTCGTTGAAGCTGGGGTGGCTGGACCGCGCCCTCGGCGCCGCGCTCGGCCTGGTGAAGGGGATCCTCCTCGCGGCCGTCTTCTTCGCCGCTCTGTCCCTGGTGCTCCCGGGAGACTACCCGGCGATCCGCGGCTCGGTCCTCGGTCCCCGGATCGTCCGCCCCCTCGGCCTCCTGAAGTCGCTCCTTTTCCGCGACGCCCGCCCCTTCAAGGGCCTGGCGCCCTGGCGGCGCGGCGTGACGGCGGCCCCGCCCGCCGCCCGCCGGGCCGCCTGA
- the dxs gene encoding 1-deoxy-D-xylulose-5-phosphate synthase, producing MELLPHIQGPDDLKRLSREDLPRLAAEIRKVIIETVAKTGGHLAPSLGVVELTLALHYVFEAPKDRIIWDVGHQAYAHKLVTGRYDRFHTLRQHGGISGFPKRSESPYDVLDTGHSSTSISAALGMTTALDLSGQEGRVVAVIGDGSMTAGLAFEALNNAGHLRKDLVVILNDNEMSISPNVGALSSFLSRKLTGRLATRFKREMESFLKKSGVGEQIWSVLKRSEDSLKSLLTPGMLFEALQFEYVGPLPGHHLDTLIDTLDNVRNLEGPVLVHVLTKKGKGYPPAEKEPDRFHGIGPFDPATGEPRRPERPAPPTYTQIFSQTLLRLAMDDPRIVAITAAMPAGTGLSAFADALPHRFFDVGIAEQHAVTFAAGLAMEGLRPVVAVYSTFLQRAYDQVVHDVCLTGQPVVFALDRGGLVGDDGPTHHGAFDLSFLRAVPNLVIMAPKDENELQHMLYTALNHPGPVAVRYPRGAGVGVSLDWRLEALPVGRGEVLREGNDVAIVAIGSGVAPALEAAEALAAEGIEATVVNARFAKPIDADLVTEAARRTGRVVTVEENALAGGFGTAVLECLADRGLTGVRVRRLGLPDRFVEQGAQATLRRELGIDAEGIRAAAEALAAEGRRTGAAARLRPVRSG from the coding sequence ATGGAACTGCTCCCGCACATCCAGGGTCCGGACGACCTCAAGCGCCTCTCCCGGGAGGACCTCCCCAGGCTGGCGGCGGAGATCCGAAAGGTCATCATCGAGACCGTGGCGAAGACGGGGGGGCATCTCGCCCCCAGCCTCGGGGTGGTGGAACTCACCCTGGCCCTGCACTACGTCTTCGAGGCCCCGAAGGACCGCATCATCTGGGACGTCGGTCACCAGGCCTACGCCCACAAGCTGGTGACCGGCCGTTACGACCGCTTCCACACCCTGCGCCAGCACGGCGGCATCAGCGGCTTCCCGAAGCGCAGCGAGAGCCCCTACGACGTCCTGGACACGGGCCACAGCAGCACCTCCATCTCCGCCGCCCTGGGGATGACCACGGCCCTGGACCTTTCCGGCCAGGAGGGCCGGGTGGTGGCCGTGATCGGCGACGGGTCCATGACGGCGGGCCTCGCCTTCGAGGCCCTCAACAACGCCGGCCACCTCCGGAAGGACCTGGTGGTCATCCTCAACGACAACGAGATGTCCATCTCCCCCAACGTGGGGGCCCTCTCCTCGTTCCTCAGCCGGAAGCTCACCGGGCGCCTGGCCACCCGGTTCAAGCGGGAGATGGAGTCCTTCCTCAAGAAGAGCGGGGTGGGGGAACAGATCTGGAGCGTCCTGAAACGGAGCGAGGACTCGCTCAAGAGCCTCCTCACCCCGGGGATGCTCTTCGAGGCCCTCCAGTTCGAGTACGTGGGCCCCCTCCCGGGCCACCACCTCGACACCCTCATCGACACCCTCGACAACGTCCGGAACCTCGAGGGCCCGGTCCTGGTCCACGTCCTCACCAAGAAGGGCAAGGGCTACCCTCCCGCAGAGAAGGAGCCCGACCGGTTCCACGGCATCGGCCCCTTCGACCCCGCCACGGGGGAGCCGCGGCGGCCCGAGCGGCCCGCGCCGCCGACCTATACCCAGATCTTCAGCCAGACCCTCCTCCGGCTGGCCATGGACGACCCCCGGATCGTGGCCATCACCGCGGCCATGCCGGCGGGAACGGGGCTTTCGGCCTTCGCCGACGCCCTCCCGCACCGCTTCTTCGACGTGGGCATCGCGGAGCAGCACGCCGTGACCTTCGCGGCGGGGCTTGCCATGGAGGGGCTCAGACCCGTGGTGGCGGTCTATTCCACCTTCCTCCAGCGGGCCTACGACCAGGTCGTCCACGACGTCTGCCTCACGGGACAGCCCGTGGTCTTCGCCCTGGACCGGGGTGGGCTCGTGGGCGACGACGGCCCCACACACCACGGCGCCTTCGACCTCTCCTTCCTCCGGGCCGTGCCCAACCTGGTGATCATGGCCCCGAAGGACGAAAACGAGCTCCAGCACATGCTCTACACCGCCCTGAACCACCCCGGCCCCGTGGCCGTCCGGTACCCGAGGGGGGCCGGCGTGGGGGTGAGCCTCGACTGGCGACTGGAGGCGCTCCCCGTGGGCCGGGGCGAGGTGCTCCGGGAGGGGAACGACGTGGCCATCGTGGCCATCGGGTCGGGGGTGGCCCCCGCCCTCGAGGCGGCGGAGGCCCTCGCGGCCGAGGGCATCGAGGCCACGGTGGTGAACGCCCGCTTCGCCAAGCCCATCGACGCCGACCTGGTGACCGAGGCCGCCCGCCGCACGGGCCGGGTGGTGACCGTGGAGGAAAACGCCCTGGCGGGCGGGTTCGGGACCGCCGTGCTCGAGTGCCTCGCGGACCGGGGCCTCACCGGAGTCCGCGTCCGCCGGCTGGGCCTCCCCGACCGGTTCGTGGAACAAGGGGCCCAGGCCACGCTCCGGCGGGAGCTGGGCATCGACGCCGAGGGCATCCGGGCCGCGGCCGAGGCCCTGGCGGCCGAGGGACGCCGCACGGGAGCGGCCGCCCGGCTCCGACCGGTCCGGTCCGGCTAG
- the feoB gene encoding ferrous iron transport protein B gives MDLTIALAGNPNAGKTTIFNHLTGARQKVGNWPGVTVEKKEGTVVHREHRVRVVDLPGIYSLTAYSVEEMVARDYILNERPDVVVDILDASNLERNLYLAVQLIELNVRLVFAMNMVDVARARGIRVDYAHLGRLLGVPVVETVGTRGEGIDALLDKAVEVAEGRDPVARHVHVNYGPEVEEEIALVRRAVQKDPELAASCYPRWLAVKLIEGDPAVRRRVEESPAAAAVLAQVDRSRAHLQRIFSDDPETLIAEARYGFIAGALKECVRLSPAAKKTVSDRIDQVVTNRVLGFPVFLLIMYLLFQGTFTLGEYPVSWIEAAVAWLGRAAGAALPAGLLRDLVVDGVIGGVGGVIVFLPNIVLLFLGISLLEDTGYLARAAFIMDRVMHTLGLHGKSFIPLLMGFGCNVPAIMATRTLETRRDRILTILINPLMSCSARLPVYVLLAGAFFPGREGNVLFAMYLLGVTLAILVGQVFKRTLFRGESSPFVMELPPYRMPTGRSLVIHMWDRARVYLQKMGGVVLAFSVVIWFLGAFPRDVPLERDYGAERARAAAEIQAAEAAAATPEAAAALRAAAAERLAAIDRAEARDRVAHSYIGRLGRWIEPVLRPLGFDWRLGVSLVTGFVAKEVVVSTLGVLFQAEGTGEEAHGLKAALRRSGLTPVTAFGFMAFVLIYVPCVVTVVTIWRETGSVGWTAFAVSYLMVLAWIVAFLIRWGGTLARLAA, from the coding sequence ATGGATCTCACCATCGCCCTCGCCGGCAACCCCAACGCCGGCAAGACCACCATCTTCAACCACCTCACCGGTGCCCGCCAGAAGGTGGGCAACTGGCCGGGCGTCACCGTGGAAAAGAAGGAGGGGACCGTGGTCCACCGGGAGCACCGGGTGCGCGTGGTGGATCTGCCCGGCATCTATTCCCTCACCGCCTACTCGGTGGAGGAGATGGTGGCCCGGGACTACATCCTGAACGAGCGCCCGGACGTGGTGGTGGACATCCTCGACGCCTCCAACCTCGAGCGCAACCTCTATCTCGCCGTCCAGCTCATCGAGCTCAACGTCCGCCTGGTGTTCGCCATGAACATGGTGGACGTCGCCCGGGCCCGGGGGATCCGGGTGGACTACGCGCACCTGGGCCGGCTGCTCGGCGTGCCGGTGGTGGAGACCGTTGGGACTCGGGGGGAGGGGATCGACGCCCTGCTCGACAAGGCGGTGGAGGTGGCGGAGGGGCGGGACCCGGTGGCCCGCCACGTCCACGTGAACTACGGGCCCGAGGTGGAGGAGGAGATCGCCCTCGTCCGCCGGGCCGTCCAAAAGGACCCGGAGCTGGCCGCCAGCTGCTACCCCCGGTGGCTCGCCGTCAAGCTCATCGAGGGGGACCCGGCCGTCCGCCGCCGGGTGGAGGAGAGCCCGGCCGCGGCGGCCGTCCTCGCCCAGGTGGACCGGAGCCGGGCACATCTCCAGCGGATCTTCTCCGACGACCCCGAGACCCTCATCGCCGAGGCCCGCTACGGCTTCATCGCCGGGGCCCTCAAGGAGTGCGTGCGGCTGTCCCCGGCGGCGAAGAAGACGGTGAGCGACCGGATCGACCAGGTGGTGACCAACCGCGTCCTCGGCTTCCCGGTCTTCCTCCTCATCATGTACCTCCTCTTCCAGGGAACCTTCACCCTGGGCGAGTACCCGGTGAGCTGGATCGAGGCCGCGGTGGCGTGGCTCGGCCGCGCGGCCGGGGCGGCGCTGCCCGCCGGGCTCCTGCGGGACCTGGTGGTGGACGGCGTCATCGGCGGGGTGGGGGGGGTGATCGTCTTCCTCCCGAACATCGTGCTCCTCTTCCTCGGCATCAGCCTCCTGGAGGACACGGGGTACCTCGCCCGCGCGGCCTTCATCATGGACCGGGTCATGCACACCCTCGGACTCCACGGAAAGTCCTTCATCCCGCTCCTCATGGGCTTCGGCTGCAACGTCCCGGCCATCATGGCCACCCGGACCCTGGAGACCCGGCGGGACCGGATCCTCACCATCCTCATCAACCCCCTCATGAGCTGCTCGGCGCGTCTGCCGGTCTACGTCCTCCTGGCCGGGGCCTTCTTCCCCGGCCGGGAGGGGAACGTCCTCTTCGCCATGTACCTTCTGGGCGTGACGCTGGCCATCCTGGTGGGGCAGGTCTTCAAGCGGACCCTGTTCCGGGGGGAGTCCTCCCCCTTCGTCATGGAGCTCCCGCCCTACCGGATGCCCACGGGGCGCAGCCTCGTCATCCACATGTGGGACCGGGCCCGGGTCTACCTCCAGAAGATGGGGGGCGTGGTCCTGGCCTTCTCCGTGGTCATCTGGTTCCTCGGGGCCTTTCCGCGGGACGTGCCCCTGGAGCGGGACTACGGCGCGGAACGGGCCCGGGCGGCGGCGGAGATCCAGGCCGCCGAGGCCGCGGCCGCCACCCCCGAGGCCGCGGCCGCCCTCCGGGCGGCGGCCGCGGAACGGCTCGCCGCCATCGACCGGGCCGAGGCCCGGGACCGGGTGGCCCACAGCTACATCGGCCGCCTCGGACGGTGGATCGAGCCCGTGCTTCGGCCGCTGGGCTTCGATTGGCGGCTCGGGGTGAGTCTCGTCACGGGATTCGTGGCCAAGGAGGTGGTGGTGAGCACCCTGGGGGTCCTCTTCCAGGCGGAGGGGACCGGGGAGGAGGCCCACGGCCTCAAGGCGGCGCTCAGGCGGAGCGGGCTCACCCCGGTCACCGCCTTCGGTTTCATGGCCTTCGTCCTGATCTACGTCCCGTGCGTGGTGACGGTGGTGACCATCTGGCGCGAGACGGGCTCGGTGGGCTGGACGGCCTTCGCCGTCTCCTATCTGATGGTGCTCGCCTGGATCGTGGCCTTCCTCATACGGTGGGGAGGGACCCTCGCCCGGCTGGCGGCCTGA
- a CDS encoding lysophospholipid acyltransferase family protein, whose amino-acid sequence MKVREGAPGGGSIMEAGPIGWGPKALVRSVEAWMGTCRLRVVGRDRVGDLFTPGRPGIVALWHFSLVYILYHFRKVRGLIMVSGSRDGDWVARAVRAWGQVPVRGSRHKGGLAAIRGMAEAMRRHRYGAGIVADGSRGPARVAQKGAVVLARDTGVPMVPVGFAARPAWRFNSWDRLVLPVPGARVVVAYGAPIHVPAGARGGTIEAYRNRLETDLNGATAEAEAAL is encoded by the coding sequence ATGAAAGTGCGAGAGGGGGCGCCGGGAGGCGGCTCCATCATGGAGGCGGGGCCCATCGGCTGGGGGCCGAAGGCCCTGGTCCGGTCGGTGGAGGCATGGATGGGCACCTGCCGGCTCCGGGTCGTCGGCCGCGATCGGGTCGGCGACCTCTTCACCCCGGGCCGGCCGGGGATCGTCGCCCTCTGGCACTTCAGCCTCGTCTACATCCTCTACCACTTCCGGAAGGTGCGGGGCCTCATCATGGTGAGCGGCAGCCGCGACGGCGACTGGGTGGCCCGGGCGGTCCGGGCCTGGGGGCAGGTGCCGGTCCGGGGCTCCCGCCACAAGGGGGGGCTGGCGGCCATCCGCGGGATGGCGGAGGCCATGCGGCGCCACCGCTACGGCGCGGGCATCGTGGCGGACGGGTCCCGGGGGCCGGCCCGGGTGGCCCAGAAGGGGGCCGTGGTCCTGGCCCGCGACACCGGGGTGCCCATGGTTCCGGTGGGGTTCGCCGCCCGCCCGGCCTGGCGATTCAACAGCTGGGACCGCCTGGTGCTGCCCGTCCCGGGGGCCCGGGTGGTGGTGGCCTACGGCGCGCCCATCCACGTCCCGGCCGGCGCCCGCGGCGGCACCATAGAGGCATATCGCAACCGCCTGGAAACGGACCTGAACGGCGCCACCGCCGAGGCGGAGGCCGCCCTGTGA
- the xseB gene encoding exodeoxyribonuclease VII small subunit gives MAEEKEAKSFETAIKELEAVVAQLESDELPLEAALERFEEGVRLTRYCTAALEAAERRIQELTRDEEGRPVLHPLEADAGVDPAEDA, from the coding sequence ATGGCAGAAGAAAAGGAAGCGAAATCCTTCGAGACCGCGATCAAGGAACTCGAGGCCGTGGTGGCCCAGCTCGAGTCCGACGAACTCCCCCTCGAGGCCGCCCTGGAACGCTTCGAGGAGGGGGTGCGTCTCACCCGCTACTGCACGGCGGCGCTGGAGGCGGCGGAACGGCGCATCCAGGAGCTGACCCGCGACGAGGAGGGACGCCCGGTGCTCCACCCCCTCGAGGCGGACGCCGGGGTCGACCCCGCCGAGGACGCATGA
- a CDS encoding DUF1566 domain-containing protein: protein MAGTRAGGAVPPARGLLQTGQSRCYDAGGREIPCNGSGQDGQFRSGLAWPEPRFTRNGETVVDRATGLVWTLDANLAEFAVTWAEALAFVADMNRSAALGHRDWRLPNRRELRSLVSYQETRPPLPGGHPFVNVFPGWYWTSTSAAVNPAYAWAVHMDGARMFYPRKDQEALVWAVRGRGKALLPATGQARCFDVSGAEVPCGGTGQDGEHRSGAAWPVPRFEVRGDAVLDRLTGLYWARAADAAGPVEWETALRAAAAFPAAAGVRWRLPNINELESLVDCSRHTPALPAGHPFRGVQEVYWSATTSTYEPDWAWALYLHKGAVGVGWKPGARFHVWPVGDSSKLETDSVSR from the coding sequence ATGGCCGGGACGAGAGCCGGGGGGGCGGTCCCGCCCGCCCGGGGCCTTCTCCAGACGGGCCAATCCCGGTGCTATGACGCGGGGGGGCGCGAGATCCCCTGCAACGGGTCGGGCCAGGACGGCCAGTTCCGGTCGGGCCTCGCCTGGCCGGAGCCCCGGTTCACCCGGAACGGGGAGACGGTGGTGGACCGCGCCACGGGGCTCGTCTGGACCCTGGACGCCAACCTGGCGGAGTTCGCGGTCACCTGGGCGGAGGCCCTGGCCTTCGTGGCCGACATGAACCGGTCGGCCGCCCTCGGCCACCGGGACTGGCGTCTCCCCAACCGGCGGGAGCTCCGCAGCCTCGTCTCCTACCAGGAGACCCGTCCGCCGCTTCCCGGGGGCCATCCCTTCGTGAACGTCTTCCCGGGCTGGTACTGGACCTCCACCTCCGCCGCCGTCAACCCCGCCTACGCCTGGGCCGTCCACATGGACGGTGCGCGGATGTTCTACCCGCGCAAGGACCAGGAGGCCCTGGTCTGGGCCGTGCGCGGTCGGGGGAAGGCGCTCCTGCCGGCGACCGGCCAGGCGCGGTGCTTCGACGTCTCGGGGGCGGAGGTCCCGTGCGGCGGCACGGGCCAGGACGGCGAGCACCGGTCCGGGGCGGCCTGGCCCGTACCGCGGTTCGAGGTGCGGGGGGACGCCGTCCTGGACCGGCTGACGGGGCTTTACTGGGCCCGGGCGGCCGACGCCGCGGGCCCAGTGGAGTGGGAGACGGCCCTCCGGGCCGCGGCGGCTTTTCCCGCCGCCGCCGGGGTCCGGTGGCGGCTCCCCAACATCAACGAGCTGGAATCCCTGGTGGACTGCAGCCGGCACACCCCGGCGCTTCCGGCCGGGCATCCCTTCCGGGGGGTCCAGGAGGTCTACTGGTCCGCCACCACGAGTACCTACGAGCCCGACTGGGCCTGGGCCCTCTACCTCCACAAGGGAGCTGTGGGGGTGGGGTGGAAGCCCGGGGCGAGATTCCACGTGTGGCCCGTGGGAGATTCGAGTAAATTGGAAACGGACTCGGTTTCCCGATGA
- a CDS encoding polyprenyl synthetase family protein has protein sequence MNRPSQEFDIRAYLERQRDRVEAALADLLPEIDGAGAPVCEAMRYSLTAGGKRIRPILLLAAARAVGAPETPLLPVACALECIHTYSLVHDDLPAMDDDDLRRGRPTCHKRFGEALAILAGDGLLTFAFELLARPSTRREVDPARLLEAIHILAHGAGVSGMVGGQAADVLMEGREVDASTLAYIHQKKTGALIQAAVRMGAILGGGSEREVLALGEYGRFLGLAFQVVDDLLDVEGDPAVTGKPVGSDARRQKATYPALFGVEQTRRRAAELLDQALAALEGFDEKADPLRAIARFVVERDR, from the coding sequence ATGAACCGTCCATCCCAGGAATTCGACATCCGGGCCTACCTCGAACGCCAGCGGGACCGGGTGGAAGCGGCCCTCGCCGACCTCTTGCCCGAAATCGACGGGGCCGGGGCCCCGGTCTGCGAGGCCATGCGCTACAGCCTCACCGCGGGCGGCAAACGCATCCGGCCCATCCTGCTCCTGGCGGCGGCCCGGGCCGTGGGCGCCCCGGAGACACCGCTCCTCCCCGTGGCCTGCGCCCTGGAGTGTATCCACACCTACTCCCTGGTCCACGACGATCTCCCCGCCATGGACGACGACGACCTCCGCCGGGGAAGGCCCACCTGCCACAAGCGGTTCGGAGAGGCGCTGGCCATCCTGGCCGGAGACGGCCTCCTCACCTTCGCCTTCGAGCTCCTCGCCCGGCCGTCCACCCGGCGGGAGGTGGACCCGGCCCGGCTCCTCGAGGCCATCCACATCCTCGCCCACGGGGCCGGCGTCTCCGGCATGGTGGGCGGCCAGGCCGCCGACGTCCTCATGGAGGGGCGGGAGGTGGACGCCTCCACCCTGGCCTACATCCACCAGAAGAAGACCGGCGCCCTCATCCAGGCCGCCGTCCGCATGGGCGCCATCCTGGGCGGCGGAAGCGAACGGGAGGTGCTCGCCCTGGGCGAGTACGGGCGCTTCCTGGGGCTGGCCTTCCAGGTGGTGGACGACCTCCTCGACGTGGAGGGCGACCCGGCGGTCACCGGGAAGCCGGTGGGATCGGACGCCCGGCGTCAGAAGGCCACCTACCCCGCCCTCTTCGGCGTGGAACAGACCCGCCGGCGGGCGGCCGAGCTCCTCGACCAGGCGCTGGCGGCGCTGGAGGGGTTCGACGAGAAAGCGGACCCCCTCCGGGCCATCGCCCGGTTCGTGGTGGAACGCGACCGATGA
- a CDS encoding YkgJ family cysteine cluster protein produces MPPRTDSPPDLPELPDTAPRHPSWEAGCRALARPAWPLCRLVLLLYLTGPFDRVGDVVAALPDPVETDGPVYEDPGRILAPYLSILEAARMLKDPAAGKAAAPVVREDGSPVDALEGSIARIQQQVLEAELEDINARLCAPCACTLCCVGPGPAAVHDFFEIPLSEDELDRFDLPRVDTPASRAADPYEDPELVVDGRPFHRHPPAIYRWRHGWGLVLGRGARCPHLAPAGRCAVYPDRPDTCRRPQIFPVVLEPADPGRPGTRQVLRETLLAVLDCPYVRRLQDEIAAYGAACGLRVVFRRNKA; encoded by the coding sequence ATGCCCCCCCGCACAGATTCTCCCCCGGACCTCCCGGAGCTTCCGGACACCGCGCCCCGACATCCGTCGTGGGAGGCCGGGTGCCGGGCCTTGGCCCGGCCGGCCTGGCCCCTCTGCCGCCTCGTGCTCCTGCTCTACCTCACCGGGCCCTTCGACCGGGTCGGGGACGTCGTCGCCGCCCTGCCGGACCCGGTGGAGACGGACGGTCCCGTCTACGAGGACCCGGGGCGCATCCTCGCCCCCTATCTCTCCATCCTGGAGGCGGCCCGGATGCTCAAGGACCCGGCGGCGGGCAAGGCCGCCGCGCCGGTGGTCCGGGAAGACGGCTCCCCCGTGGACGCCCTCGAGGGCTCGATCGCCCGGATCCAGCAGCAGGTCCTGGAGGCGGAGCTCGAGGACATCAACGCCCGGCTCTGCGCCCCGTGCGCGTGCACCCTCTGCTGCGTCGGCCCCGGGCCGGCGGCGGTCCACGACTTCTTCGAGATCCCCCTTTCGGAAGACGAGCTGGACCGGTTCGACCTCCCCCGGGTGGACACCCCGGCCTCCCGCGCCGCCGATCCCTACGAAGACCCCGAGCTCGTCGTGGACGGCCGCCCGTTCCATCGCCACCCGCCCGCGATCTACCGGTGGCGGCACGGCTGGGGCCTCGTCCTCGGCCGGGGAGCCCGCTGCCCGCACCTCGCCCCGGCAGGCAGGTGCGCCGTGTACCCGGACCGGCCCGACACCTGCCGCCGGCCGCAGATCTTCCCGGTGGTGCTGGAGCCCGCGGATCCCGGGAGGCCCGGCACCCGGCAGGTGCTCCGGGAGACGCTGCTCGCCGTCCTGGATTGTCCCTACGTGCGGCGGCTCCAGGACGAGATCGCCGCCTACGGAGCCGCCTGCGGCCTCCGCGTGGTCTTCCGCCGCAACAAGGCCTAG